TGAGGGCTTTGATTCATGTCTTGCTTGTCTGGATGATGGCTAGTgatatgggaggcagaggaggaggggagaaaagaggacaagGCTTGGGATTTAGAGGTCTCCATGTTACTTACCATTGATAGACCTGGATTTCTTCTGTCCCCTCATTGGCCCATGTGGAGTGAGGCTCTAGGGTTTATGAGGTGGAGCAAGGAGGACTCACCACCGGGCAGGAATGGGTGGCTCCACTCCGCAGGGGCTGATATCTGAATGATTACAGGAGCCCACCTCAGGTCTGTGTTTGACTTCAGGGAAGGTGTGAGGAAATGGTTTCGGTGCAAGCACATCGATGGGGTGTGGGCCCCAAGGAACCCCCACAAAGTCAAACACTAGCCCCATTATCTTACCGTCTGACTCACCTGCCAGGAGAGGAGGGCAGCTTCTCCCACTGTGATCTGGGGAGAGCAAAATTATTGAATTGTGCTCGTTAAACACCGCCTTTTCAATAATGGACGTTAATTCTTCTCTCACAGGGGTTAATTGGGAAGCAGAACTCAGAGCGGTCCGCAGACCCCACCTTCTCACACCCCTCAGCTCTAACGCCCGAGCTCAGTGTCGCATCTTTCTCTCAGGCTGTTTTAAACTTCAGGGCCCCAGTTCCTTTGCATGTAACAGTGCAGTGTAAGTCTTCACGTATGATGATCCTTAAAAATCTGCAAGCGATGGTTTTCAATACGGGAGGAGGATGTGAATCCTCGCTGCCCACATGGTGAGCCAGCGTCACCTGTAGTCCACAGCTGCTTTCAGGAGACCCGGATGGAGTCTGTGCTTCTGAGGGTCTGGGTCCGCTCAGAGCTAGTACAGATGGTCTCAGATGCACCTCGTGGTTTTCTTCACCAGCATCCAGACTGCGTTGGTTTCTGTGGCTGCCCCAATGAAGTCTGAGGATGTGCCTGCTTGTGCCCAGGTTTCTTGTTTTATATGAAAACATTCACATCCATCCTGTCTCCACCTGAACGCCATCATCTGCAGAGACCCATTTCCAAATGAGGGCACAGTGTCAGCTGCTGGGGATGAAGGCTTCAGTATAGTACAGGAGAAACACTCAGAAATGGCTTCACACCCTCACTCCACAGCCCTTTCTTGTATTTGGGGAACTCTGGATCCCACATCAGCTCCCACTGGAGCCTCAAGACTTCTGAAAGCTGCTATAGGCCCCTTACTAAGACAGCTCGTTTTTATATATAGATCTTAGTTtattaattaactttttaaagttcagaggtaaaaactatatatatttatgatatatgatACAATGCTTCAAAATGTGTGTGCACAGTCAGACCTGATGATACCCGACTGTTGTTATCCCAGCATCAGGGAGGGTGAgtcagaaggatcacaagttcaaggccagcgtgtgCTACAAGTGCAAACCCTGCTGGGTGGGAGGTCTCTGCAAAGACCAGGACTGGCAGAGTAATGATTGTTCAGTGTGGGGCAAGAAGGAAATCTAATTCAACAAGACTTAGCTGGCGTTGTTTCAAACTTTTAGAGTCTGACCCCAGGGAGTTTATTTTTGACATAATTAAATACAGTACAATTTTGGAAAAGGGTTTCCCGGTGACAATTGTCACAAGAACGCTTACGGCGTGACCAAATTATAACTCTTCGCAAAGTACAAGTCTTCTGCAGATTACCTTTGGCCTCTTCCATAAGAATGGGTTCTATTGATTGAGAAACAATGTTCAGAATAAAATTCTTCAGGAGGAAGATCTTAGATAAACATAATAGCgcggggggtggtggtggtggtggggattcGGGTGAGGCTTGACCCTACAGATAACACAGGTCACCAGGTTATTAACTACACCTATTGCCTGCTTTCTAGGTGGACATGGGCATACATCCCTTCAGTTAAAGGGACAAGCCTGCGTACTTAGCATTTTTGGTTTTCCTAGCATTTATCTGTGGGCACCAAGGACCTTGGGCCCTCTACACTGctgcctcaaaaaattaaataaaacccaaaatgtGTACCTCATGAGCCAGTGAAGCCAAAATGTTCGTCCATACATTAGtttattgacttttattttttgtggggGGTGCACATGTGTCATGGTGCCTGTGTGGCTCAGGGGACAGCTTgcgggagtcagttctctccttccaccatgtgggtcctggagttggaacttaggtcatcaggctcggtggcaggcacctttacccactgagaccaTCTCGTTGGGCCAAGCCAAATTACTGAACCTATAAATCACCACACGGTACTGCTCCAAAGAGCTCTTAGACTTAATTTCCTCTTGCTTTGAGGACACTGCCTCGATCTCGTATGCTCTCCTGACCATCAAAACCGCCATCGTACACTCTGCTCCCCGAGTTCAGCCTTTTACCATTTCACAGCTATGCGAGACTGTGCAGGGTCTGTGCGTCATCTGTGTCCACGTCTGCTTCTGAGTCCTTTCACGGAGCACGATGTCAAGATCATTTCAGGGCGTGGCCGTCTGGAGACTTTCCTAGAGGAAGGCAGCTCCACTTCTGGCAGGGGTGGCAATGTTTCTGGGGATGCAAATCTCAGCTCACACTCTGACACCCTCACCTGTGGCTCTGAGTCTCACCTCCTCCTCACTTCAGAGCACAGCGTGCAATGACCCTTCGAATACTGGCTTCCTTTCCTTTAGACACATACCCCATAATGGGCAGCTGGGTCGCAGGCAGCTGTACTTTTGGGTCTTGAGTTTCCTCGATGTTTTTTATAGTGGCGACAGTGGTTTGCATCTCTACCTGACTACTCTCAATTTTTCAAGTAGGAAAACTCAACCCCAGAGCTGGTGAGACACTGCACAGGTCCCTGGACCATGGGTGGTCTGTCAGTTAAAAGCCCTGGATCCCACTGCCATGTTAAAAGCTTGGTTTTTATTTAGTAGGTCCACTATTGTCTTCTATTGGAAATCACGGAGGTGACTTTACTCTGGAGAAATGGAGCCCCCTCACTTGCTGTCCCTGCAGCCACTCCACTGTCTGCCTCAGGGGCAAATCCAGAGGCTCAGGGATTCCCCTCCTCAGCTTTTCTCAAAAGAAGTCAGACTTGAAGAAAAAGGAGCCAGGTATTTATGCTGACGGCATCCCCCAGATCTATCCCAGTGAATGGCACTGCCTCTCGCTGGCCTCTgaagagtttattttttattttttataaattcagCAAATCACAGACTGGCAGAAGCATGGAGGGCTTCTGTGCCCCTCTGATGTCTccgtttcttccttcctctgtgtggcATTGTGCTGAGGCTGGacccttcccttcctgtctgcgTTTGTACGCATCTGGTCTGGTGCTGTTCTAGTGTGGCCAGTATTTGACATGTGGGAGTATCCAGTCTTAGGTGGACTCTTCATTTAACTGTATTCCAAATATGTCTCTTTGTGGCCCGTTCCTTTCCATCTAGGTAAGGTACTCAATTCACTCTGCACCCAGAGCAGGCCGAACTGTACACAAAAGTGACATTCCCACATATGTCAagcctttcccctttcttttgttAATGAGCCCTTAGGAgactcctctcctcttccccgtctctccccccacccccacccccttctctccctAGCACAGCTCTTCTTGCTTCTCCATGTGTGGGGATGTTTCTGGGATACACATAAATCTCGAGCCATTAGGACCGGTGGGCTGTGCTCCTCGTGGCTCAGGCTCCACAAGCCTTGTCTCTTATTTCTCCCGTCATACTGTTTCCGCTCTGCTTTTTGAGCCCTCTCACTGTGAACCAAGGAAGCCTCGCATCCCTTATGTGTGATGAACTCGGCTCTCTCTCGGATGTACCCCAGTTCTGCCTGTCAGGCCCTCTCCTAGGATCCTGCTGAAGCAGGAGTTGAAGGGAAAAGAGGGTGATGCTTCCACTCTGATCCATGTCCTCGAGGGCCTCTGGGATTTACTTAGTGAGGGTCTCTTCCAGGCTAGCATGCAGGACCCTTAATCTATCACTAAAGGAAAAGCACTTCTGCTGTGGTTCATTccttcatcattcattcatcattctgTCATTCATTCGTTCATAGCTACTGCTGATGCCCATTGACACTGCCGTCTGGGAGCTGGGCCacttccagaaaaaaaacagTCTCTGGTCTCACGAACCTCCCAGTCTAGGTGAGGGCTGTAAACAATGAACAGATACACAGAGTGGCTGCAAGCGATAGATCACGAGATCAGTAATGGGTGAGAGGTGGAGAGTGAGTCAGAACGCTGGGTGCAGGGCATCCTCTCAGAGACTATGACCCCGGAGGCAGAATGCCTTTCAGGGGAcactgaggcagaggctggagaacaGGAAGCAACAGGTGCCAGGCAGGGCAAGCCCAGTGTGTCTGTTTTCCACTTAGCTCTCGAACAcgattggttttcttttcttttttctttttttctttttttccttatctaAAAGGACCCCGCCACAGCAAATAGGGTAAAGCCTATGGCCACGGCACCCAGAATGTGCCTGGTCTCAtctcaaatagaaaaataaagaaggaatcaCTTAGGTGACCTGGTCAAGATGCGCATACAGATCTCGACGAGGACTCTGAGCTCTCGCAGGTTTTCAGGGTCCTAAGTTGTCAGTGGGGCAGACTCCCACTGAGTGGATTTCCTCAGTAAGGGACAGAAGAGCACCTTGGTCACATAGTCACATATAAGGATGAAGTAAGTGCTGGAAGATACATCCTATAGGCTCATCCcagcagaggagaagagaatgCCATCAGAGGGCTCATTATTTTTTCCCTGTCATCTTGTCTAGCCACACACTTCCCGCCACTGGGTAACCCAGATCCTCCAAGTCGATGGCATCACACACAAGCCTACTTCGGAAGCACGGGGCCAGCAGATGGGGGCTCACCAGCTTCAGATCACTTGTTGAACACTGTTGATGCAACAGGACCTTTCTGTGGTCTCTCGATATGATCCAGCTCCGACTGAGCAAGCAATGTTAGCCCAGCTGGAGGGTTTTACTAAAACCACTCGGGACTGGATCAAGGTCATGTCAGGGGAGATACCCAGGTTGCCCATGTATCTTACGAGAGGGACCAGCCTTTCCTATCAGTACTCTCAGCCCATGACTGCATCTCAGAAACACTTTGTAATCTTACTCAGCATGGACCCTCCTTTGGCAAATGCTCGCTCGCTCTAAGCAAATAGACCAGCAGTATAAAATCAAGTACTAGGGCAGAAGTTCATCCATCACTCGTGGTCTTCCCGTGAAGCTGCCATGGAGCACAGGGTGATCTGTGTCCTCGCTATGGTCTTCATGCTGGCCCTCAGCAGCCTTGCCCAGGACCAAGAAGGTAAGACAAACCCTCATGTTTCCCACTGGTCATAGCTAACAGACACTGGGCCCCAGAGGCTATTGTGACCCCATGCTTAGTTCCAGCCTTTCCCTATGCAGCCAATGGTTTGGGGGCCTTGAAGGCTGCTGCCGATTACAAGAACACAAGAACTGGAATAGATGGAGCAGCGGGCAGAGCCCCAGGACCTATGAGGGAACAGGGAGAATGAAGCTTCTACAGTTGGGCTGTCTTCCCTTGTTGATGTGGATGTTACACTGATCTTAGAGCCCCCCTCTCCAAATGTGACAGCCAGCCAGCCTTCCCCTGGCAGGCAGTCCTGCCCAAGCACTTATGCTCAGACTGAGCCTTCAAGAGATTCCTCCAGATCCTGGGCCCTTGGGTCCTTAGGATGTACCCGGTTCTGGGAGCCAACCCCCCTCTGGAGCCCTGTGTTATCTACCTAGCCCTGATCCCTCTTTGGGGTGGAGGGCCTTGTGACCTATGACCTTGTCTCAGCTGCTTTGCCTGTAGAATGGGAACAAGGTCTTCTGCCTCATGGGTATCGACAaaaaggcttttggcagtgactGTGTGTGAGCTGAGCTTTTCCCGGCTGGGAAGAGCTCGGGGTCTCAGACACAGTGTTAAGGAAGAGGGGACAGGTATGTTTCCAAGCCGAGGAACATTAGAGAAGAGTTAAGGATGCTCTGCTTACCTTCCAGCATCTTTGATGCCCCTTGAGTGGGAGGAGGTAGttgggagagcagggagaaggAAGGTACCATGTAATTGCCTAGGCCCCTCTGCACCAGCCTGTGACAGAGGACAAGGAGCCAGTCAGGGAAAGCTGAGGGAGAAGTAAATGGCTTTGGGGTAGAAGGTGAAGGGAGAGGGGTACATCCACTAGCTGCTCTGTGCTCTCTTCggtcttccccctccccctagTTCCAGCCACCATGCTGTCTCCCTgctttcctctgtcctctgcccCATTCCCTGGACCAGGGCTCCACACCTGTTTCTGGGTCACATGGTGTCCTTGACCTAGTTTCCATAGAGATATATCTGTAGATATACAGACATATTCTAAAGACTCTTCTGAAGGGAACTCTCTTTCAATAACTTCCTCAGGTGACCACAAAGGTGCAGGCAGGACAGAGGATCTTTAAGTCCTGCTGGGAAAGGGAGGTAGAGGCCCCAGGAGAGCAGAAACACTCCTCCCTCTCCTGGCTGCTGATCCTCCACGGCTTAAAGGGTTCCTTGTGACCCCTGATTGTCCTGTGCTGTGGACAGTGGTCACCTTAGCTTTATAACAGAGCCACAGCGTAGAGGCCAGAACCACCTCAGAAGCCACCGGCAAGCGGATGGCAGGTCCTGATCTTATCTTGAAAGATAAAAGTCTGTTCTTCAAGAATGTTTCAGGAGATCTTCGCACTAGGAAAGAGGCCTAGAGACAACCCCTGTTGACAcgccgcccccccgccccccaggccTCTGGACCCTGATACGTTCTTGGGACACCTATTGTAAATACTCAGCATCCTCTATAGGggttctttcctcccttcagcCTTGAAGTCTCATCCCATCTCCAGGGCTCCCCCCAGTTCCAAGCATAAGCTCCACACACTGGGATGATTGTACTGTGTAGCTCGTGTCTTTTATGGGTCTGTTAGCCTCTGAATTCAGGTGCAGGGGTGGAGAGTCAAGCCTGAAGGTCTGGCAAGGGGTCCTCTTTTATTTGGCTGTCTGTCAGATCTGAAACAAAGATACATCCTCGGGAATGCCCTCCAGCTTcctggaagaaaaggaagggggatcTCAGACCTCTGTTTTCTGCCTCCGTGTTCCATCACTGGGCACGGTGGGTGTCCTTGGCTTTTGCTGAGTCGGTACCTCCACCTAGCCAGCACACGAACTGCTCAGTAAACATTTATTCATTAGGTCAGTAGAGTTACCGACCGAGTGCTGAAGTGAATGAGCAAACAGTGCATCACCTAGCATACGTAGCTGTGCAAGACTGGGCCCTGAAGCCGTCCCAGAGTGCCAGTCTTTCTGCATCTACAAATGAGGGCTTTATCCCCTTGTGTAGTCAAACCTGGCTCCCCGAAGGAAGGCAGTGTGTCCTGTTTCCTCAGAGAAGGAAGCAGGGTGACAACCTCAGGAATGTGGCCCATGACTCGTCTTCTCTTCCTATCCCCACTTTAGAAACATGTGCCGTGACCCCCAAGGAGAGGTCAAATTGTGGCTTCCCCGGTGTCACCCCCGAACAGTGCAAGGAAAGACATTGCTGTTTTGATAACAGTATTCGGGGGGTCCCGTGGTGTTTCCACCCTCACATCATCGAGAACCCACAAGAAGGTACGGCCATTTCTTAACACAGTAGGGGATGAGGAGTCAGTTAGTAGGAAGAACTATATGGAACTGTGGAGCCATTCAGTGTCACTGGTTGGTCTTTACCTATCTGGTGGTCCTCGGATGCCTGCAACACAGCCGAATCTAGGTCTCTGGGTGAAAGGTCAGGACTGAaagtctggcaaaaaaaaaaaaagggggtcaTTTTTACTTGGCTCTTTGTCTGAATCCAAGATACAACCTTGGGAATGCTCACTGGAGCAGTGAGGGGTTGGCAAGGGAAATGCCAAGGCAgcttacatgtgcatgcatgtaagtgGTTGTGTGCATGCAgatacatgtgtgcacgtgtatgcatgtgtatggaggccagatgTCAACATCATGTGTCACTAATCAGGAGCTACCCAGCTTCTTCTTTGAGTCACTCACTGGGATGAGTAgataggctgactggccagcaagcctcaggggtCCTCCTGTCTTCAACTCCACAGTACAACTTCTTGTGTGGagccggggattgaactcaggtcctctaagCTTGCAAGGTGGGCACTTTTGACAATggagccatttccccagtcctGAGAGTTGGTGCTTTGCAAAGAATTTGAGCCAAAGTTTTCTAcaattgtttaaagaaaaagacaacacTTATTCTCACCAGTACCCTTGTTGTAcaaaaccccaaaagaccaccaaggactTTGTGCCTAGGATCTTTATTCAAGGTCAAGCCTGGGTTCACCGCTGTCATTGGTGCAGCAGGACCGGAGGGTGAAGCCCGGAGCCCAGTTTCAAGCAAGCATTGATAGAGGCAAGCTAACAAGCAAGGGGGTTTCCAGCCTGGTCCAATTCTTACATGGGGGCTATTATGGAAtttgttgtcttttaaaatgattggccagtgctggaagccaaaccataaacttgacttctgctttcctcctgattggtggttgtcaGGGAGTAGCCTGGAAACTAGTGCTAGGTGCAGGCTTGTTGCTCAACTCGAATTCAACCTTAGGTCAGATTCTCTAAGATGGAGCCTgaacccaagatggagtttgtCTGGTCTCTCACCCTTTGTCTGTTCTCTCTTTAGAAGACTGTCCCTTCTAAGGTCCAACCTGGGAGAACTGGTTACATCAAGACTTGGCACCCCCCACCTGGACACCGGAGCCACCTGGCCCACCTGCTACATACATACCTGTTCTGTGGCTGGATCTGGCCTGGTGACACAGTTCAACCTCTCCAACTTTTAGTCCTCGAATTTGGCCTGAGAATTAAAAGAGATGAATGTTATTCTGTgtttgtcattcttttttttttttttttaattcaatacaagccattttcttttctctgatagTCACGGGGCAGTGTTTTGGTTACTGACTCCTTGTCGTGGATCAACCCTTCACGGGGGCTGTCTGGGGGGAGGCAGGAGCGGGTGGCTGTGAGGGCGATATATCCAGTatctgatgcacttctgttggTTGTCATTGATGTTGAGGACAGGAACAGAGGTCTCAGAGTCGTGCTGAGGAGCCTCACAGGCTTCCAGCACAAGCTAGGGCTGTGGCACCAACTGTCACCACCGTGAGTGCTCCTGAGACATCCAGGGGAGGACGGACTGACCAAGAGCTGAGACCCATCTTCCAATGGCGCTAGGGTTATTGTCAACCATTAAAGACACAATgatgaaaagcagaaaaaaaggatATTCATCTAACGTGGCCATGCTGGGAAGGGAACAAGGAGGTCCAGTGGCCCTCCATTCCTGTTCCACCTTTGGGGTCCTGACATGGAGTTTAAGTTTAAATCAAAGGCAAGATGTACGCGCAGCTAAGCAGTCTGGTGAAAGCATGGTTCTATCCATCACTCTCTCAGATCCAGTCTCTTGGACAAGGTGATCTGATAAGTTGTAAATCTCTTCCATGGAGACAAGTTCCTCCCTTTGCTAGGACAATGCTTCTGCCTTTCCCTCCCCGACATGAGCCTGGGGGACTTGTAATTTCTTGGGGGTGTATGTCTCAATCTGATAGCTAAATGAAAGGACACAGTTGTCCCTTTGCAACCCTTCACTCCTGCCAGGACAGCCCCACCAAAGCCTTTGCTGCCCCTAACGGAGATTGGCTTAGGATCCAAGCCCACAGCCGCGTGTCCGAATGAGTTCATAATAAAAAGATGGTGTGTATGGTCATGCATTAAACCTGCCCCGTGGCAAATGAATGAACtggaaaatagaataaaaccCAAGAAGGCAGAGGGTCAAAGTCTCCTCTTCACCTTAGTTCTAACACAGCCCAAAGAAAGGGACACAGGGCAGTCAGGAGCtactgccaccactgccagcctGGTATCACCAGGCTAGACGAGGATATCATTCAGACGAATAGCTTTCATGGGGTGAGGGAAGGGGCCTTTTGGGGTCAACCAGCCCTTCTTCAGGGAGCTCAACTAAGCAGGCCAGGGCATCTGGATTCCTCTTGCCATATGACCCCTAGGTACTTATGTGCATGGTTCTCAGCAGAAAGAAGGGAGACTTGGACTCTAGgtttcctctctttttatgttAGATAACAGGATGAGGTGTGGAAAATTGAAAACAGCCAGGAGATAATCCCCATAAAGAGAAGCACTTGGGACAGAAGGAGTCTGCCTTCCTTAACAAGTGCACACATCTGTCTCTTGGTTGTCCCTGGGAGGCAGGCTGTAGGAACTTCCAAGGACAACAAAGTCTGTGAACTTAATACCCTCGGTGGAATGGTATGGTAACCTGCATACAGCCAACATTGTCCCGCTACGTGGTTGAAATCATCTGCTACTTGAAATACCAGCAATGGTGGGAGCACAGACCTAAATAGTGGCATTACCATGTCTTTTAAGAAATGGGTCTGTGCATACTCAAAAGTAGAGCGCATGGATCCTGGCAGTTGACGGCACCATGCTCTGTAATTTCATATCCTGTGCCATGTATGAGCTGTAAAGGTCTGAAGGAAAACCCTTTACCTCTCCAGTGTGATACCCCTTATCTCTCCAGTAGGTCTGGAAACTATCTAATCATACAGTCTATGTTAGTTATTTATCTTGGTGCCTTAAGGTAATACCCAAGAAAAAGCCACGTAAGGAAGGAGatgctttggctcacagttgcagGGGACACAGTTCATCACTGGGGAAAGCACAGTGGTGGGAGCCCAAGGGGGTCACATTGCGGCTTTAGTCAGAAAGAGAGTTGTGTGTGgctgcctcccccctccccccaacttccttctttttattcagtctaggacCAGCCTGGAGAATGATGCCTTTCACAGTGAGAGTACGTGTCTTACTTTGGGTTTTATGGCTGCTAAGAaccactgtgaccaaggcaactcttaaaagggacaacatttaattggggctggcttatagtttcagaggttcggcccattatcatcatggcaggaagcataggcTGACATGGCGCTAGAGAAGGAGccaggagttctacatctttatctgaaggcagtcaggagaagacaggCTCCCCTGCACTTGGCAGAGCTTGAGAGCTAGGAGCCCTCAAaacctgcctacacagtgacacacttcctcc
The sequence above is drawn from the Arvicanthis niloticus isolate mArvNil1 chromosome 20, mArvNil1.pat.X, whole genome shotgun sequence genome and encodes:
- the Tff1 gene encoding trefoil factor 1; this translates as MEHRVICVLAMVFMLALSSLAQDQEETCAVTPKERSNCGFPGVTPEQCKERHCCFDNSIRGVPWCFHPHIIENPQEEDCPF